A single genomic interval of Festucalex cinctus isolate MCC-2025b chromosome 16, RoL_Fcin_1.0, whole genome shotgun sequence harbors:
- the slc38a4 gene encoding sodium-coupled neutral amino acid transporter 4, whose translation MPGIVDHIELRKVSVVADDESADSLDRFDETIDSEKATINSQFLDDMDDGESQKFLTNGMMKKKKYEDYHEEYHPGHTSFGMSVFNLSNAIMGSGILGLSYAMANTGIILFTLLLIGVAVLSLYSVHLLLMTAKEGGSLIYEKLGERAFGWPGKLAAFVSIIMQNIGAMSSYLFIVKYELPEVIRAFMGLEESTGEWYLNGNYLVIFVSLGIIFPLSLLKNLGYLGYTSGFSLSCMVFFLGVVIYKKTQLPCPLPFLDHPSANLSMNASHMPGVYALHNRSEQMDFSRADVSPAVTDSHGAHASAGVHFEPHHNDEDMCTPKYFIFNSQTAYTVPILAFAFVCHPEVLPIYSELKDRSRKKMQNVSNLSILAMLIMYMLSALFGYLTFYENVEAELLHTFTKVYKFDTLLQLVRLAVLTAVTLTVPIVLFPIRSSITTLLFSGRSFSWPRHMLIAACILIFNNMLVIFVPTIRDIFGFIGSSAATMLIFILPAAFYLRLVKTVPLRSPQKIGAAVFLVVGIVFMIGSLSLIVLDWIHNPPGSSGGH comes from the exons ATGCCGGGAATTGTGGATCACATCGAGCTGAGGAAAGTCTCCGTGGTGGCCGACGATGAGAGCGCCGACAGTTTGGACCGTTTCGACGAGACCATTGATTCCGAAAAGGCCACCATCAACAG TCAATTCCTGGATGACATGGATGATGGCGAGAGCCAGAAGTTCCTCACTAATggaatgatgaagaagaagaaatatgaAGACTACCACGAAGAATAT CATCCTGGCCATACATCCTTTGGAATGTCTGTCTTTAACTTAAGTAATGCCATAATGGGCAGCGGGATCCTGGGCCTGTCGTATGCCATGGCCAACACTGGCATTATATTGTTTAC ACTCCTCCTGATTGGTGTTGCCGTCCTCTCCTTATATTCTGTGCATCTGCTCCTTATGACAGCAAAAGAAGGAG GATCACTCATCTATGAAAAACTGGGAGAAAGGGCATTTGGCTGGCCTGGAAAATTGGCAGCTTTTGTatctatcataatgcaaaacATTGGCG CCATGTCTAGCTACCTCTTTATTGTGAAATACGAGCTGCCAGAAGTGATTCGGGCTTTCATGGGTTTGGAAGAAAGTACCGG TGAGTGGTACCTGAACGGAAACTACCTGGTGATATTTGTGTCCCTTGGAATTATTTTCCCCTTGTCGCTGCTTAAAAATCTGG GTTATCTGGGCTACACCAGTGGTTTTTCGCTTTCCTGCATGGTGTTCTTCCTGGGAGTC GTGATCTACAAGAAAACCCAGCTCCCATGTCCGCTTCCGTTCCTGGACCACCCGTCAGCCAACCTAAGCATGAATGCCTCGCACATGCCGGGCGTGTACGCATTACACAACCGCTCGGAGCAGATGGACTTCTCCCGGGCGGACGTGTCCCCGGCCGTCACGGACAGCCACGGCGCTCACGCCTCCGCCGGCGTCCACTTTGAGCCACACCACAACGACGAGGACATGTGCACGCCCAAATACTTTATCTTCAACTCACAG ACGGCGTACACCGTGCCCATCCTTGCCTTTGCCTTTGTGTGCCACCCCGAGGTGCTTCCCATCTACAGTGAGCTGAAAGA TCGCAGCAGGAAGAAGATGCAGAACGTCTCCAACCTGTCCATCTTGGCTATGCTCATCATGTATATGTTGTCAGCACTATTTGGCTACCTCACCTTTTATG AAAACGTGGAGGCGGAGCTGCTTCACACCTTTACCAAGGTTTACAAGTTTGACACGCTGCTACAGCTGGTGCGTTTGGCTGTCCTCACCGCCGTCACGCTGACTGTCCCCATTGTGCTCTTTCCT ATCCGCTCCTCCATCACCACTTTGCTGTTCAGCGGCCGAAGTTTCAGTTGGCCTCGCCACATGCTCATCGCCGCCTGCATCTTGATCTTCAACAACATGTTGGTCATCTTCGTCCCAACCATTCGAGACATCTTCGGATTTATCG GTTCCTCGGCAGCCACCATGCTCATCTTCATCCTCCCTGCGGCCTTTTACCTCCGCCTGGTGAAGACGGTACCGCTTCGCTCCCCGCAGAAGATCGGG GCCGCCGTCTTCCTGGTCGTGGGAATCGTCTTCATGATTGGCAGCCTGTCACTCATAGTTCTCGACTGGATCCACAATCCACCAGGTTCCAGCGGGGGGCACTAA